In the Athene noctua chromosome 25, bAthNoc1.hap1.1, whole genome shotgun sequence genome, one interval contains:
- the GJC1 gene encoding gap junction gamma-1 protein — MSWSFLTRLLEEIHNHSTFVGKIWLTVLIVFRIVLTAVGGESIYYDEQSKFVCNTEQPGCENVCYDAFAPLSHVRFWVFQIILVATPSVMYLGYAIHKIARMVEHGEADRRIRSKSFSMRWKQHRGLEETEEDHEEDPMMYPEIELESERENKEQQAPAKAKHDGRRRIREDGLMKIYVLQLLARTTFEIGFLVGQYFLYGFAVSPIFVCSRKPCPHKIDCFISRPTEKTIFLLIMYGVSCMCLLLNVWEMLHLGFGTIRDTLNNKRKELEDSGTYNYPFTWNTPSAPPGYNIAVKPEQMQYTELSNAKMAYKQNKANIAQEQQYGSNEENIPADLENLQREIKEAQEHLDLAIQAYNNQNNPVSSREKKSKAGSNKSSASSKSGDGKNSVWI, encoded by the coding sequence ATGAGTTGGAGTTTTCTGACCCGTCTGTTAGAGGAGATCCACAATCACTCAACCTTTGTTGGCAAAATCTGGCTGACAGTGTTGATTGTATTTCGGATTGTCCTAACTGCTGTGGGAGGAGAATCTATTTATTATGATGAACAAAGCAAGTTTGTTTGCAACACGGAGCAGCCTGGCTGTGAGAATGTTTGTTATGATGCTTTCGCTCCTCTTTCCCATGTGAGGTTTTGGGTCTTTCAGATCATTCTTGTTGCCACTCCATCTGTGATGTATTTAGGCTACGCAATTCATAAAATTGCCCGGATGGTGGAACACGGTGAAGCTGACAGGAGAATCAGAAGCAAAAGCTTTTCCATGCGCTGGAAACAACATCGTGGCTTAGAGGAGACTGAGGAGGACCATGAGGAAGACCCGATGATGTACCCAGAAATAGAGCTGGAGAGCGAACGGGAGAATAAAGAGCAGCAGGCCCCTGCCAAAGCTAAGCATGACGGCAGGCGGCGAATCCGTGAAGATGGACTCATGAAAATTTATGTCCTGCAGCTTCTGGCGAGGACTACGTTTGAAATCGGCTTTCTGGTGGGTCAGTATTTTTTGTATGGCTTTGCGGTCAGCCCCATATTTGTGTGCAGCAGGAAGCCGTGCCCGCACAAGATAGATTGTTTCATTTCAAGGCCAACCGAAAAGACCATTTTCCTGCTAATAATGTACGGAGTGAGCTGCATGTGTTTACTTTTGAATGTCTGGGAGATGCTCCATTTGGGATTTGGCACAATCCGGGACACATTGAACAACAAGAGAAAAGAGCTGGAAGATTCTGGTACCTACAACTACCCTTTCACTTGGAATACGCCATCTGCTCCTCCTGGCTATAACATCGCGGTCAAGCCAGAGCAAATGCAATATACTGAACTGTCCAACGCCAAAATGGCCTACAAACAGAACAAAGCCAATATAGCTCAGGAACAGCAGTATGGAAGCAACGAAGAAAACATTCCTGCCGACCTGGAAAATCTGCAGAGGGAAATCAAGGAGGCTCAGGAGCACCTGGACCTCGCGATCCAGGCCTACAACAACCAAAACAATCCCGTCAGTTCCAGAGAGAAGAAATCCAAAGCAGGCTCAAACAAAAGCAGTGCCAGTAGCAAGTCAGGCGATGGGAAGAACTCTGTCTGGATTTAA